The Aequorivita sublithincola DSM 14238 genome window below encodes:
- a CDS encoding S9 family peptidase, with protein sequence MKKFAFLSIASLIFAASINAQETSTDIMNITPPKAEKITKELKANGDVRIDNYYWLNNPEDQKVIDYLNEENKYYETITAHTKKFREDLFEEMKARIKEDDESVPYKLNGYFYITRFETGKDYPIYTRKKVSLDAAEEILFDVNEMAKDHSYYNLSGLNVSEDNKLVSFGVDTLSRRKYDIFIKNMETGEIYPERIPLTTGSATWGSDNKTLFYTRKDENTLRADRIFRHTLGTDPITDELIFTEEDDTFGTYVYKTKSKKFIVIGSYSTLTSEYRFLDADNPTGEFKIFQPRERGLEYSISHYGNNWYVLTNKDKALNFKLMKTSEEKTSKENWVDMIPYRTDVLLEDIDIFKDYLVLSERSNGLTQIRIKKWKGNEDYYLPFNNETYTAFTTQNPEFDTKILRYGYNSLNTPASILDFNMETKEKTVLKETEVLGGKFDKDNYETERLWATAADGTKIPMSVIYRKGIKKDGKNPTLIYGYGSYGATIDPYFSTVRLSLLDRGFIYVIAHIRGGEYMGRQWYEDGKLLKKKNTFTDFIDASKYLIAEGYTSPEHLYASGGSAGGLLMGAVANMAPELYNGIIASVPFVDVVTTMLDDSIPLTTGEYDEWGNPNEAESYNYMKSYSPYDNVEAKSYPNMLVTTGLHDSQVQYYEPAKWVAKLRDLKTDKNILLLQTNMDAGHGGASGRFEALKEVAMDYAFLLDLEGIKE encoded by the coding sequence ATGAAAAAATTCGCGTTCCTTTCAATTGCTTCCCTTATTTTTGCCGCTTCAATAAATGCGCAGGAAACTTCAACAGATATTATGAATATTACTCCCCCGAAAGCCGAGAAAATCACTAAAGAATTAAAAGCCAATGGTGATGTTCGAATTGATAATTACTACTGGCTCAACAATCCAGAAGACCAAAAAGTAATTGATTATTTGAATGAAGAAAATAAGTATTACGAAACAATTACGGCTCATACAAAAAAATTCAGAGAAGATCTTTTTGAAGAAATGAAGGCGCGAATAAAGGAAGATGATGAATCTGTTCCTTATAAATTGAACGGTTACTTTTACATAACTCGCTTCGAAACAGGAAAGGATTACCCAATTTACACTCGCAAAAAAGTTTCATTGGACGCTGCGGAAGAAATCCTTTTTGATGTAAATGAAATGGCAAAAGATCATTCGTATTACAATCTTTCCGGCCTTAATGTTTCCGAAGACAACAAATTAGTTTCTTTCGGCGTAGATACTTTAAGCCGAAGAAAATACGACATCTTCATAAAAAATATGGAAACAGGCGAAATTTATCCAGAACGGATTCCACTAACAACAGGCAGCGCAACTTGGGGTAGCGACAATAAAACGCTTTTTTACACAAGAAAAGATGAAAACACGCTTCGCGCAGATAGAATTTTCCGTCATACTTTAGGTACAGACCCGATTACAGACGAGCTGATATTTACTGAAGAAGACGATACTTTCGGCACCTATGTTTACAAAACGAAGTCGAAAAAATTTATCGTAATCGGTTCCTACAGCACGCTCACTTCAGAATATAGATTTTTAGACGCCGATAATCCAACGGGCGAATTCAAAATTTTTCAACCACGAGAAAGAGGATTGGAATACAGTATTTCGCATTATGGAAATAATTGGTATGTGCTGACGAATAAGGACAAAGCGCTCAATTTCAAACTGATGAAAACTTCGGAAGAAAAAACTTCCAAAGAAAATTGGGTGGATATGATTCCATATAGAACTGATGTTTTGTTGGAAGACATTGATATTTTTAAAGACTATTTAGTTTTAAGTGAACGAAGTAATGGTCTCACACAAATTCGAATCAAAAAGTGGAAAGGTAACGAAGATTATTACCTTCCTTTCAATAATGAAACCTACACAGCTTTTACAACTCAAAACCCAGAATTTGATACTAAGATTCTTCGATATGGCTATAATTCATTGAATACGCCAGCTTCCATTTTAGATTTTAATATGGAAACTAAGGAGAAAACAGTTTTAAAGGAAACCGAAGTTTTAGGTGGAAAATTTGATAAAGATAATTATGAAACGGAGCGTTTATGGGCAACTGCAGCTGATGGAACAAAAATTCCAATGTCCGTTATTTATAGAAAAGGAATAAAAAAAGACGGTAAAAATCCAACGTTAATTTATGGCTATGGTTCTTACGGAGCTACCATTGACCCATACTTTTCAACAGTGCGACTAAGTCTTTTGGATCGTGGTTTCATATATGTAATTGCACACATTCGCGGTGGTGAATATATGGGGAGACAATGGTATGAGGATGGAAAATTGCTGAAAAAGAAAAATACGTTTACAGATTTTATTGATGCTTCAAAATATTTAATTGCCGAAGGATACACTTCTCCTGAGCATCTTTACGCGTCAGGAGGCTCTGCTGGCGGACTTTTAATGGGTGCCGTTGCCAATATGGCTCCAGAACTTTATAACGGTATTATCGCCTCGGTTCCTTTTGTAGATGTTGTTACTACAATGCTTGATGATTCAATCCCTCTAACAACAGGAGAATATGACGAATGGGGAAATCCAAACGAAGCTGAATCCTATAATTATATGAAAAGTTATTCACCATACGATAATGTTGAAGCAAAATCATACCCAAATATGCTTGTAACAACGGGGCTTCACGACAGTCAAGTACAATATTATGAGCCAGCAAAATGGGTTGCAAAGCTGAGAGATTTAAAAACAGACAAAAATATTCTTTTATTGCAAACTAATATGGATGCTGGTCACGGCGGGGCTTCTGGGCGTTTTGAAGCTCTGAAGGAAGTTGCAATGGATTATGCCTTTTTGTTGGATTTGGAAGGAATTAAGGAGTAA
- a CDS encoding YbaB/EbfC family nucleoid-associated protein yields MFGDLMGMMGKLKETQEKVEATKKRLDTVLIDEASSDGLLKITLTANRKIKTIEIDDSLLEDKEQLEDYLILTLNKAIEKATNVHETEVAAVAKEGMPDIPGMDMFK; encoded by the coding sequence ATGTTTGGAGATTTAATGGGAATGATGGGCAAACTTAAGGAAACCCAAGAAAAAGTAGAAGCTACAAAAAAACGATTGGATACAGTGCTTATTGATGAAGCCAGCAGCGACGGACTTCTAAAAATAACGCTTACCGCAAACCGAAAAATTAAAACCATCGAGATTGATGATAGTCTTTTGGAAGATAAAGAACAATTGGAAGATTATTTGATCTTGACGCTGAATAAAGCCATCGAAAAAGCAACCAATGTTCACGAAACTGAAGTTGCAGCTGTTGCTAAAGAAGGAATGCCAGACATTCCTGGAATGGATATGTTTAAATAA
- a CDS encoding YegP family protein: MFELKKSGDKFHFVLKASNGQVILSSQMYATKASAMNGIESVQKNCGKDDSFEMKTAKNGKTHFNIKATNGQIIGSSQMYAAESGAKNGIESVRKNAPGASVQEVE; the protein is encoded by the coding sequence ATGTTTGAACTTAAAAAAAGCGGTGATAAATTTCACTTTGTATTAAAAGCAAGCAATGGTCAAGTAATTCTTTCTAGCCAAATGTATGCGACCAAAGCTTCAGCAATGAACGGCATTGAATCAGTTCAGAAAAACTGCGGTAAAGACGATAGTTTTGAAATGAAAACTGCAAAAAATGGTAAAACTCACTTCAACATTAAAGCTACAAACGGTCAGATTATTGGCAGTAGCCAAATGTATGCTGCGGAAAGCGGTGCTAAAAACGGAATAGAGTCTGTGCGTAAAAATGCGCCAGGAGCTTCTGTTCAAGAAGTAGAATAA